The Microcystis aeruginosa NIES-843 sequence TATATCGGGAAAGAGACGACTATTTTCGCTTTCTTGATAACCGTCTTCTCTGAACAGATATATTTTTAATTCTTCCCGACGATAAACCCACAATTCGGGGATTTTCAGCAATTGATAGGCCTCTACATCAGTCAGAGAAGTAAAGTCCACTTCTATAGCTAAATCGGGAGGAGGATCAACAGTTAAATCAATTCTCTCTTTGCCTAAAATTGCCTGTCTATTATCAATATAAAAACAAGTATCTGGTTCTACTCCCGCTTCCCCCGGAATTTTCAAGGTAATCGGATCAAAACATTGCCAGTCTTTGCCTTGGCGACGGAGGATAATTTTTACTAAATCCCTTAATGTATCAACACGATTGCCATGACTTGGTAAGGGAGACATAAGCCGAATTTCTTGAGTTTTGCCGTTAAAAT is a genomic window containing:
- a CDS encoding Uma2 family endonuclease — encoded protein: MLLITLNENTLSLSPGSQVIFPHQTWEDYERLLNLRLQKTYPKLYFNGKTQEIRLMSPLPSHGNRVDTLRDLVKIILRRQGKDWQCFDPITLKIPGEAGVEPDTCFYIDNRQAILGKERIDLTVDPPPDLAIEVDFTSLTDVEAYQLLKIPELWVYRREELKIYLFREDGYQESENSRLFPDINIKKLFPYYVELGWNQGSSLALRQFEAVVLKSKDSRSEIASIE